One genomic segment of Paenibacillus xylanexedens includes these proteins:
- the amaP gene encoding alkaline shock response membrane anchor protein AmaP, with amino-acid sequence MAKILDRLLLFIYSISVGAISAAVILLISGVLPYELNYQQEQNVIVASVIAAAILFILSLRFFYISVRRERASLPSVDQRTEFGDVQISMETIENLCLKATSRFRGVRDVKARIRVVESGLEIMIRAVVDGETPIPALTSDLQKAIHDHVQEITGIPVSFVTVYIANVTQSPNYKSRVE; translated from the coding sequence GTGGCTAAAATACTGGATCGGCTTCTGTTGTTTATATACAGCATAAGCGTTGGAGCAATATCGGCAGCCGTCATTCTTCTGATTAGCGGTGTGCTGCCTTACGAATTGAATTACCAGCAGGAACAAAACGTTATTGTTGCGTCGGTTATTGCAGCAGCGATTTTGTTTATCCTGAGTTTGCGATTTTTCTACATCTCGGTTCGACGTGAGCGTGCATCGTTGCCGTCTGTAGATCAACGTACTGAGTTTGGTGATGTACAGATTTCGATGGAGACGATTGAGAATCTCTGTTTGAAGGCAACTTCCCGTTTCCGGGGAGTACGTGATGTCAAGGCACGCATACGTGTGGTTGAGTCAGGACTGGAGATTATGATCCGTGCGGTAGTGGATGGTGAGACACCTATTCCTGCGCTGACTTCTGATCTGCAAAAGGCGATTCATGATCATGTACAAGAGATTACGGGCATCCCGGTTTCTTTTGTCACGGTGTATATCGCTAATGTAACCCAGTCGCCTAACTACAAGAGTCGAGTGGAATGA
- the recN gene encoding DNA repair protein RecN — translation MLVTLSIRNLAVVEEVDVVFHPGFHVLSGETGAGKSIIIDALGLIAGGRSSADLIRYGCEKAEMEALFEMEQSHPVWKTLEKLGIHCEPEEHLVIRRELNTQGKSTSRINGQLVNLTMLREVGEKLINIHGQHEHQSLLRAESHLGLLDTYGSEVIGPIKAKYQERYSKFITAEKELRALQESSQRAYQLLDMYRFQLEEIAAASLTQGEDELLGEERVKLSHSEKMMDSVAGAYDLLSGQRGLEAVSIALSRIEDISGYDNKGLQPIVEQLQSAFYQLEDATFQLRDYREKIEFNPARLEEVEQRLNLISGLRRKYGDSVELILSYYDQISHETDQLENKDERLEKLRAERDKMLNLVMESAEELSKVRKQCAEELAAQVESELKDLQMERTTLRVQITPFEDPKGIEWNGRRIRLNRHGADNAEFLISPNPGEPLRPLGKIASGGELSRMMLAMKSIFARHDRIPVLIFDEVDTGVSGRAAQSIAEKLFRLSSTCQVFSITHLPQVACMADHQYLIEKHVYDGRTMTQVESLSDEGRVKELARMLGGVEITEKTLHHAQEMLNLAEAKKG, via the coding sequence ATGTTAGTTACGTTATCGATTCGTAATCTGGCTGTGGTGGAAGAAGTGGACGTTGTATTCCATCCGGGATTCCATGTACTTTCAGGGGAAACGGGTGCAGGTAAGTCGATTATTATAGATGCACTTGGCTTAATTGCTGGTGGACGCAGTTCAGCTGATCTGATCCGGTACGGATGTGAGAAGGCAGAGATGGAAGCCTTGTTCGAGATGGAGCAGAGTCATCCGGTATGGAAGACATTAGAGAAATTGGGTATTCATTGTGAGCCTGAAGAGCATTTGGTTATTCGACGTGAGTTGAATACTCAGGGGAAGAGTACGTCCCGCATTAATGGGCAATTGGTCAATCTGACCATGCTGCGGGAAGTAGGCGAGAAGCTGATCAATATTCATGGACAACATGAACATCAGAGTTTGCTGCGCGCTGAGAGCCATCTGGGGCTTCTCGATACTTATGGCTCGGAAGTCATCGGACCGATCAAAGCGAAGTACCAGGAGCGCTACAGCAAGTTTATCACGGCGGAAAAAGAACTGCGTGCGCTTCAGGAGTCCAGTCAGCGGGCATATCAACTCTTGGACATGTATCGCTTTCAGCTTGAGGAGATCGCAGCAGCAAGCCTTACACAAGGCGAGGATGAATTACTCGGGGAAGAACGGGTCAAACTATCCCATAGTGAGAAAATGATGGACAGTGTTGCTGGTGCATATGATCTCCTCAGTGGTCAACGCGGACTTGAAGCTGTGAGCATTGCTCTTTCAAGAATTGAAGATATTTCTGGATATGATAACAAAGGACTGCAACCAATCGTAGAACAGCTGCAATCTGCATTTTATCAATTGGAAGATGCGACATTTCAGTTAAGGGATTACCGGGAGAAGATTGAATTTAATCCGGCAAGGCTGGAAGAAGTGGAGCAAAGGCTGAATCTGATTTCTGGCCTCAGACGGAAATACGGGGACAGTGTTGAACTTATTCTGAGTTATTATGATCAAATTAGCCATGAAACAGATCAACTGGAGAACAAGGACGAACGGCTGGAGAAATTGCGAGCTGAACGTGACAAAATGCTTAACCTTGTGATGGAGTCTGCTGAAGAGCTCAGCAAGGTTCGCAAACAATGCGCCGAGGAACTAGCTGCACAGGTGGAAAGCGAGCTCAAGGATCTGCAAATGGAGCGGACTACACTGCGTGTTCAGATTACTCCTTTCGAAGATCCGAAGGGCATTGAATGGAATGGGCGCCGTATTCGTCTGAATCGTCATGGTGCGGACAACGCGGAATTCCTGATCTCACCTAACCCGGGTGAGCCATTACGACCACTTGGCAAGATTGCTTCAGGTGGTGAGTTGTCGAGAATGATGCTGGCGATGAAGAGTATCTTTGCGCGACATGACCGGATACCTGTGTTGATTTTTGATGAAGTTGATACCGGAGTTAGTGGTAGAGCAGCTCAATCCATTGCGGAAAAACTGTTCCGCTTGTCTTCGACTTGTCAGGTTTTCTCAATAACTCACTTACCACAAGTGGCTTGTATGGCAGATCATCAGTATCTCATTGAGAAACATGTCTACGATGGACGGACGATGACGCAGGTGGAATCGCTGTCAGACGAAGGCAGAGTGAAGGAATTGGCACGTATGCTGGGCGGCGTGGAAATTACAGAAAAAACGCTGCATCACGCACAGGAAATGCTGAATTTGGCGGAAGCCAAAAAAGGGTGA
- a CDS encoding DUF2273 domain-containing protein, with translation MLWKEIWDSHRGRITGIIGGIFFGFLYVWIGFWDMLFFALLVFIGYTLGRRSDSKLGSSIPWREWGQWLGDRWRPFK, from the coding sequence ATGCTGTGGAAAGAGATTTGGGATAGTCACAGAGGCCGAATTACCGGTATTATCGGCGGCATCTTTTTTGGATTTCTTTATGTATGGATCGGTTTTTGGGATATGTTGTTCTTTGCACTCTTGGTGTTCATCGGTTATACGTTAGGCAGACGAAGCGATTCGAAGCTGGGTTCGTCCATTCCCTGGAGGGAGTGGGGACAATGGCTGGGCGATCGCTGGCGTCCGTTTAAGTGA
- a CDS encoding TlyA family RNA methyltransferase has translation MSLPKERIDVLLVEQGYYESREKAKAAIMAGLVYANNEPIEKAGMKIPREAELKVKGSVHPYVGRGGLKLEKAIRHFDLDMNGLVMLDIGSSTGGFTDCALQHGASHVYAIDVGYNQLDWSLRNDERVTVMERTNFRYVTPEDLTGPVPNFASIDVSFISLRIILPPLLALLKQPADIVALIKPQFEAGREKVGKSGVVRDTKVHKDVLQTMLHFASQLGLHLQSLTFSPITGGEGNIEFLAHWRLEAPEATQPEIDPASLDALAEQVAKEAAHTFTGNSS, from the coding sequence ATGTCACTCCCGAAAGAACGAATTGATGTTCTGCTGGTTGAGCAGGGCTATTATGAAAGTCGTGAGAAGGCAAAAGCTGCAATCATGGCTGGACTGGTCTATGCCAATAATGAGCCGATCGAAAAGGCGGGCATGAAAATTCCAAGAGAAGCCGAGCTGAAAGTTAAAGGCTCGGTACATCCCTACGTCGGCAGAGGCGGATTGAAGCTCGAAAAAGCGATCCGTCATTTCGACCTTGATATGAATGGACTTGTCATGCTCGACATTGGTTCATCCACCGGTGGATTTACGGATTGTGCACTTCAGCATGGCGCATCTCACGTCTACGCTATTGATGTGGGCTATAATCAGCTCGATTGGTCTTTGCGTAATGATGAGCGGGTTACTGTTATGGAACGAACTAATTTCCGCTATGTGACTCCTGAAGATCTGACGGGACCCGTGCCGAACTTTGCGAGCATTGATGTGTCGTTCATTTCACTGCGAATCATATTGCCGCCACTTCTGGCTCTTTTGAAACAACCTGCAGATATCGTTGCATTGATTAAACCTCAATTTGAGGCAGGGCGTGAAAAAGTAGGCAAGTCCGGTGTGGTACGTGATACGAAGGTACACAAGGATGTATTGCAGACGATGCTTCATTTTGCCAGTCAACTTGGTTTGCATCTGCAGAGTTTAACTTTTTCACCGATAACCGGTGGAGAAGGTAATATAGAATTTCTCGCACATTGGCGTCTGGAAGCACCAGAGGCAACACAACCAGAGATCGATCCAGCTTCACTTGACGCACTTGCGGAGCAAGTTGCAAAGGAAGCAGCTCATACATTTACGGGAAACTCATCATAA
- the nusB gene encoding transcription antitermination factor NusB, which produces MKRRLAREIAVQSLYQMEMNEVGAAEAVNMLINEAAEDNETEVVIRDADVMRTYVTEIVQGAWNNKEAIDGLLVDYLKGWQISRLSRVDRQILRLSTYEMVFRDDIPAKVSVNEAIELSKYFGTEESGKFVNGVLGRMIQEVDAIKAKLS; this is translated from the coding sequence ATGAAAAGACGTTTGGCAAGGGAAATTGCAGTACAAAGTCTGTATCAAATGGAAATGAATGAGGTAGGCGCAGCAGAAGCTGTAAACATGTTGATTAATGAAGCCGCTGAAGATAATGAAACCGAAGTGGTTATCCGCGATGCAGATGTAATGCGTACCTATGTTACTGAGATTGTACAAGGAGCATGGAACAATAAAGAAGCGATTGACGGGCTGCTGGTGGATTATTTGAAAGGTTGGCAGATCAGCCGTCTATCACGTGTAGATCGCCAGATTCTACGACTGTCTACGTATGAAATGGTGTTTCGTGATGACATTCCGGCAAAGGTATCGGTCAATGAAGCGATTGAACTGTCCAAATATTTTGGTACAGAAGAATCCGGTAAATTCGTCAATGGTGTACTTGGACGCATGATTCAGGAAGTAGACGCGATTAAAGCAAAATTATCTTAA
- a CDS encoding Asp23/Gls24 family envelope stress response protein — protein MSTLPTEFERTDIGEIQIAPEVIEVIAGLATLEVKGVAGMSGGFAGGFAELLGRKNLSKGVKVEVGQREAAVDVSVIIEYGYRLPQVATEIQQNVKRSIENMTGLNVNEVNVHIHDVQFKSTEKVEEIDLNSQRVK, from the coding sequence ATGAGTACACTACCGACTGAATTTGAACGAACGGATATAGGTGAAATCCAGATCGCACCTGAAGTTATTGAAGTGATTGCTGGATTGGCGACCCTTGAAGTGAAAGGTGTTGCAGGCATGAGTGGCGGATTCGCTGGCGGATTTGCTGAATTGCTTGGTCGCAAAAACCTTTCCAAAGGCGTTAAAGTTGAAGTGGGCCAACGTGAAGCTGCAGTTGATGTTTCTGTAATTATCGAGTATGGATACCGTCTGCCACAAGTAGCTACGGAGATTCAACAGAACGTGAAACGTTCCATCGAGAACATGACAGGATTGAATGTGAATGAAGTGAATGTGCACATTCATGACGTTCAGTTCAAGAGCACCGAGAAAGTGGAAGAGATCGACCTGAACAGTCAGCGCGTAAAATAA
- the xseB gene encoding exodeoxyribonuclease VII small subunit, with protein MANEPELNFEEAMAALEDIVGQLEHGDVPLEQAIDLFQRGMKLSQLCGLKLEQVERKIEMIVEEDGELRKKPFGTADDESGEVHE; from the coding sequence ATGGCGAATGAACCGGAATTGAATTTTGAAGAGGCAATGGCGGCATTGGAAGACATTGTAGGTCAGCTGGAACATGGTGATGTTCCATTGGAACAGGCCATCGATCTGTTTCAACGCGGGATGAAACTTTCGCAACTTTGCGGTCTGAAGCTGGAACAAGTGGAACGCAAGATCGAGATGATCGTAGAAGAAGATGGAGAGCTTCGCAAGAAGCCTTTTGGAACTGCTGACGATGAGAGCGGTGAAGTCCATGAGTAA
- the xseA gene encoding exodeoxyribonuclease VII large subunit — protein MKLESDQVLSDVWLRGEISNFTHHSSGHMYFTLKDKDSRIKSIMFASHNQRLPFVPKEGARVIARGNVSVYERDGQYQFYATHMQPDGIGSLYLAYEQLKKKLEDEGLFSPSRKRQIPRYPQTIGVVTSPTGAAVRDIMITLQRRYPSAKVVLYPVLVQGKGAAPSIVKAIGNLNRMGEADVLIVGRGGGSLEELWAFNEEIVARAIVASDIPVISAVGHETDFTIADFAADLRAATPTAAAELAVPNRAELLDQIGQRQRQLQHSLRQRAVHNRERLARLQRSPVLVHPRRTLMQHTERLDMMHQRLLRTVDTRMKWTGEKQERLRAALQRFNPREQVNVARRENAAARRQLELAIRSIARSKQQQWKSSVRHLDALSPLKVMSRGYSLVYDEQEQRLIKSTKDVQPGDSIKIKLTDGQLDCQVWGMKEDDNTHGE, from the coding sequence ATGAAACTGGAATCGGATCAGGTCCTGTCGGACGTCTGGCTGCGCGGGGAGATTTCGAATTTCACACATCACTCCAGCGGCCATATGTATTTTACATTGAAGGACAAGGACAGCCGGATCAAGTCAATTATGTTTGCGTCCCATAACCAGCGATTACCCTTTGTACCGAAGGAGGGTGCAAGGGTTATTGCCCGTGGTAATGTTTCGGTGTATGAACGGGATGGGCAGTATCAATTCTATGCTACCCATATGCAGCCGGACGGAATTGGAAGTCTGTATCTGGCTTACGAACAGCTGAAGAAAAAGCTTGAGGATGAAGGGTTATTTTCACCTTCTCGAAAAAGACAGATCCCTCGTTATCCACAGACCATCGGGGTTGTAACTTCACCGACGGGAGCGGCGGTGCGAGACATTATGATCACACTCCAGCGCAGATACCCTTCTGCCAAAGTTGTTTTATATCCTGTTCTGGTTCAAGGGAAGGGTGCAGCACCTTCCATTGTCAAAGCGATTGGCAACCTGAACCGGATGGGAGAAGCCGATGTACTTATCGTTGGACGCGGAGGCGGTTCACTGGAGGAGTTGTGGGCCTTTAATGAGGAGATTGTGGCAAGAGCAATAGTTGCTTCGGATATTCCTGTCATTTCTGCGGTTGGGCACGAAACGGACTTCACTATTGCTGATTTTGCAGCCGATTTGCGTGCGGCTACACCTACAGCAGCTGCTGAATTAGCTGTACCTAATCGAGCTGAGTTGCTTGATCAGATCGGACAACGTCAGCGCCAGTTACAGCACAGCTTACGTCAGCGTGCTGTACATAATCGTGAACGGCTCGCAAGATTACAGCGTTCGCCAGTGCTGGTGCATCCAAGACGTACCTTGATGCAGCACACAGAACGACTGGATATGATGCACCAACGTCTTTTGAGAACAGTCGATACACGTATGAAATGGACAGGAGAGAAGCAGGAGCGTCTGCGGGCAGCACTGCAACGATTCAATCCTCGTGAGCAGGTCAATGTAGCACGCCGTGAGAATGCGGCAGCACGCAGACAACTGGAACTTGCGATCAGGTCTATAGCCAGATCGAAGCAGCAACAGTGGAAATCATCTGTGCGGCATCTGGACGCGCTTAGCCCTCTCAAAGTCATGTCACGGGGATACAGCCTTGTCTATGATGAGCAAGAACAGCGATTGATCAAGTCAACGAAAGATGTACAGCCTGGAGATTCAATTAAGATTAAATTAACAGACGGACAGCTGGACTGTCAGGTTTGGGGAATGAAGGAGGACGACAATACCCATGGCGAATGA
- a CDS encoding polyprenyl synthetase family protein, protein MSNRPSFQAYLEEVTAEVTEALKHTLPDHWDVPQSLTDAMQYSLMAGGKRLRPLLVVAVAEAFGAQRTAAMPVACAVEMVHTYSLIHDDLPAMDNDDYRRGKLTNHKVYGEATAILAGDALLTHAFYSIVQAGRRSGVAADALLSIVEDMSELAGARGMVGGQVADMEGEQGMTDLSQLQYIHLHKTGDLIVFSLIAGARIGGATEGQLEALRVFGRDLGLAFQIQDDILDLTGDEQKMGKKTQSDVNQQKVTYPYFIGMEASVDEVKSLTQSAKDALERAELPDASRLLEIADYLMSRDH, encoded by the coding sequence ATGAGTAATCGTCCTTCGTTTCAAGCATATCTCGAAGAGGTCACAGCTGAGGTGACAGAAGCGTTGAAACACACGCTTCCCGATCACTGGGATGTACCCCAGTCGCTGACGGATGCGATGCAGTATTCACTTATGGCCGGAGGCAAACGCCTTCGTCCTCTTCTGGTCGTTGCTGTGGCGGAAGCCTTCGGTGCACAGCGTACAGCTGCAATGCCGGTAGCCTGCGCCGTGGAGATGGTTCATACGTATTCACTGATCCACGACGACCTGCCTGCTATGGATAATGATGATTACCGCAGGGGAAAGTTAACGAATCATAAGGTATATGGTGAGGCAACAGCCATATTGGCAGGTGATGCGCTGTTAACCCATGCTTTTTATAGCATTGTTCAAGCTGGACGCCGTAGCGGTGTAGCGGCAGATGCGTTGCTGTCCATCGTAGAGGACATGTCCGAACTTGCTGGAGCAAGAGGCATGGTCGGCGGCCAAGTTGCGGATATGGAAGGCGAGCAAGGCATGACCGATCTTTCACAGCTCCAATATATTCATTTGCACAAAACGGGTGATCTGATTGTTTTCTCACTCATTGCTGGAGCACGAATTGGTGGAGCAACGGAGGGACAATTGGAAGCCTTACGTGTGTTTGGCCGTGATCTGGGGCTGGCATTTCAGATTCAGGATGATATTCTCGACCTGACGGGTGACGAGCAGAAGATGGGCAAGAAAACACAGAGCGATGTGAATCAGCAGAAGGTAACATATCCTTATTTTATTGGCATGGAAGCTTCTGTAGATGAAGTGAAATCCCTTACCCAATCTGCCAAAGACGCACTTGAAAGAGCCGAGTTACCTGATGCATCCAGATTGCTGGAAATTGCAGATTATCTGATGAGTCGAGACCATTAG
- the folD gene encoding bifunctional methylenetetrahydrofolate dehydrogenase/methenyltetrahydrofolate cyclohydrolase FolD yields the protein MTASIINGKEVSQEIRASMTTEVKQLSEQGVVPGLAVVLVGEDPASQVYVRNKEKACHDLGFYSEVHRLDADTSQEDLLALVDKLNNQQSINGILVQLPLPKHIEEKAVIDAIAVDKDVDGFHPVNVGNLVIGDDSLLPCTPAGVIELIKRTGLEMSGKHAVVIGRSNIVGKPVSLLLQRENATVTMCHSRTANMKEITRQADILVVAIGRANFVDADFVKPGAVVIDVGMNRLENGKLAGDVDFESVKEVSGPITPVPGGVGPMTITMLMQNTLIAAKRAHGLA from the coding sequence ATGACAGCATCTATTATTAACGGTAAAGAAGTATCCCAAGAGATCCGCGCAAGCATGACAACAGAAGTAAAACAGCTTAGCGAACAGGGGGTAGTACCTGGTCTGGCTGTTGTGCTCGTCGGGGAAGATCCGGCATCCCAAGTATATGTGCGTAATAAAGAAAAAGCATGTCACGACCTCGGTTTTTACTCCGAAGTGCATCGCTTGGATGCAGATACGTCCCAAGAAGATCTGCTTGCGCTGGTGGACAAGCTGAACAATCAACAATCCATTAACGGAATTTTGGTTCAACTCCCACTACCGAAACATATCGAAGAGAAAGCGGTTATTGATGCAATTGCCGTGGATAAAGACGTAGACGGGTTCCATCCAGTCAATGTTGGTAATCTTGTTATTGGGGACGATAGTCTGCTTCCATGTACCCCAGCGGGTGTAATTGAACTGATCAAGCGCACTGGATTGGAAATGTCCGGTAAACATGCGGTGGTCATCGGAAGAAGCAACATCGTTGGTAAACCGGTATCCCTGTTGCTGCAACGTGAGAATGCGACGGTAACCATGTGTCATTCCCGTACAGCCAACATGAAAGAAATTACACGTCAGGCGGACATTTTAGTTGTAGCCATCGGCCGTGCTAATTTTGTGGATGCTGATTTTGTGAAACCAGGTGCTGTTGTTATCGATGTCGGCATGAACCGTTTGGAGAATGGCAAACTGGCAGGAGACGTTGATTTCGAGAGTGTGAAAGAAGTTTCTGGTCCAATTACACCCGTTCCTGGCGGTGTTGGTCCGATGACAATCACAATGCTGATGCAAAATACATTGATCGCTGCCAAGCGCGCTCACGGATTGGCCTAG
- the dxs gene encoding 1-deoxy-D-xylulose-5-phosphate synthase: MLLPQIKQPSDLKSMSQDDLALLSAEIRQFLIEKLSVTGGHLAPNLGVVELTVALHYCYNSPADKMIFDVGHQAYVHKVLTGRMDRFDTLRQHNGLCGFVKRNESEHDVWEAGHSSTSLSAAMGMALARDLKGEDNQVIAMIGDGALTGGMAFEALNHIGHEQRKLMVILNDNEMSIAPNVGAMHKYLSKIRSDRHYLKAKDDVEGMLKKIPAIGDRLAKSASWIKDSVKYMMVPGVLFEELGFTYLGPIDGHDIPKLIETFKQADNVDGPVLVHVLTTKGKGYQPAEADSHKWHGISPYKIESGQVLKAVGKPMYTEVFGQTLIDLAKQDKRVVAVTPAMPTGSGLIPFSKEFPDRMIDVGIAEQHAATMCAALAMEGLKPVFAVYSTFMQRAYDQIVHDICRHNANVMFAIDRAGFVGPDGETHQGVYDVAFMRHIPNIVLMMPKDENELRHMMKTALDYNEGPIAYRYPRNNVVGVPLDDVLVPIPIGSWEQLRPSEGYAVIASGSMVQLAEEAAEMVKREGITAGVINARFLKPLDEQMLRDLAVRGTKLIVLEETSQAGSMGSAVLEFYAEQGLHDVHVQLMGIPDRFIEHGSIKEQREEVGLTVENVCAELRKMAVQSSYGIPKTRFPS; this comes from the coding sequence GTGCTGCTTCCACAAATTAAACAACCCAGTGATCTAAAGTCGATGTCTCAGGATGATCTTGCCCTTTTGTCGGCAGAGATCCGGCAGTTTCTGATTGAGAAACTGTCTGTTACAGGTGGGCATCTCGCACCCAACTTAGGCGTGGTTGAGCTCACGGTAGCCCTGCATTACTGCTATAACAGTCCAGCAGACAAAATGATTTTTGATGTAGGGCATCAGGCTTATGTGCATAAAGTCCTGACAGGGCGTATGGATCGCTTTGATACATTGCGTCAACATAACGGCCTGTGCGGGTTTGTCAAACGCAACGAAAGCGAACATGATGTATGGGAAGCTGGACACAGCAGTACTTCATTGTCCGCTGCGATGGGGATGGCCCTTGCACGTGATCTGAAGGGTGAGGACAACCAAGTTATCGCGATGATTGGTGATGGAGCGCTTACAGGTGGTATGGCTTTTGAGGCCCTCAATCATATCGGTCATGAGCAGAGAAAACTGATGGTTATTCTGAATGATAATGAAATGTCCATTGCTCCAAATGTTGGGGCCATGCATAAATATTTGAGCAAGATTCGTTCGGATCGTCATTATCTGAAAGCGAAAGATGATGTCGAGGGGATGCTTAAAAAAATTCCTGCTATTGGGGACCGTTTGGCCAAATCGGCAAGCTGGATCAAAGATAGTGTCAAATATATGATGGTACCAGGTGTTCTTTTCGAAGAACTGGGCTTCACGTATTTGGGACCAATTGATGGGCACGATATTCCCAAATTGATCGAAACCTTCAAACAGGCAGATAACGTTGATGGTCCTGTGCTCGTTCACGTGCTCACGACCAAAGGCAAAGGTTATCAGCCAGCAGAAGCCGATTCGCACAAGTGGCACGGGATTTCTCCGTACAAAATTGAATCCGGTCAAGTGCTGAAGGCAGTCGGAAAACCGATGTACACGGAAGTGTTCGGTCAAACGTTAATTGATCTTGCGAAGCAGGATAAGCGGGTCGTAGCTGTAACGCCAGCAATGCCTACAGGATCAGGTCTCATTCCTTTTAGTAAGGAATTTCCTGACCGCATGATTGACGTAGGTATCGCAGAACAGCATGCGGCAACCATGTGTGCTGCACTGGCTATGGAAGGCTTGAAGCCGGTCTTTGCCGTGTATTCTACGTTTATGCAACGTGCATATGATCAGATTGTACATGATATCTGCCGTCATAACGCCAACGTGATGTTTGCTATTGACCGTGCGGGGTTTGTTGGTCCGGATGGGGAAACACATCAAGGGGTATACGATGTGGCATTTATGCGCCATATTCCAAATATCGTTCTGATGATGCCAAAAGACGAAAATGAATTGCGTCATATGATGAAAACGGCGCTTGATTATAATGAAGGTCCAATTGCTTACCGTTATCCACGAAACAATGTGGTCGGTGTACCTTTGGATGATGTACTTGTTCCGATTCCAATCGGATCATGGGAGCAACTGCGTCCATCCGAGGGATATGCTGTCATCGCTTCAGGTTCGATGGTGCAGCTTGCAGAAGAAGCAGCAGAGATGGTGAAGCGGGAAGGTATCACAGCAGGCGTAATCAACGCTCGCTTCCTGAAACCTCTTGACGAGCAAATGTTGCGTGATTTAGCTGTTCGAGGCACCAAATTGATTGTACTTGAAGAAACATCTCAAGCAGGTAGCATGGGTAGTGCAGTTCTGGAGTTTTATGCAGAGCAGGGACTGCATGATGTTCATGTACAATTGATGGGGATTCCGGATCGCTTCATCGAGCATGGCAGTATTAAGGAACAACGTGAGGAAGTAGGTCTTACCGTTGAGAATGTATGTGCTGAACTGCGCAAGATGGCTGTTCAATCATCTTACGGCATACCCAAAACACGTTTTCCTTCGTAA
- the ahrC gene encoding transcriptional regulator AhrC/ArgR: protein MKGQRHIKIREIISQNEIETQDDLVEALRKSGFQVTQATVSRDIKELLLIKIPMDDGRYKYSLPTDQRYNPIQKLKRALVDNFLHIDHTNNLVVMKCLPGTANSIAALLDNIEWNEVMGTICGDDTILIICRTEGNSVTVIERIMGYIA, encoded by the coding sequence ATGAAAGGACAAAGGCACATCAAGATTCGTGAAATCATTAGTCAAAATGAAATTGAGACCCAGGATGATCTGGTTGAAGCACTGCGCAAATCAGGTTTTCAGGTAACTCAGGCGACGGTATCCCGGGATATCAAGGAACTTCTGTTAATCAAGATTCCGATGGATGACGGAAGATACAAGTACTCTTTACCAACAGATCAACGATATAATCCGATTCAAAAGTTGAAGCGTGCACTCGTTGACAACTTCTTGCACATTGATCACACAAACAATTTGGTTGTGATGAAATGTTTGCCCGGAACAGCCAACTCCATTGCAGCTTTGCTTGATAATATTGAGTGGAATGAAGTTATGGGGACGATCTGTGGAGATGACACCATTCTGATTATCTGCCGGACTGAAGGTAACAGTGTGACCGTTATTGAGCGGATCATGGGTTACATTGCTTAA